ACCATGGTCACGGAACAGATTGTGCCGCGTCTGCGTCAGCACTTTACGCTGTCCGCGCCGCCGCTGTGCCTGCGGTTGACTACCTTCGGCTGCTCGGAAAGCGATCTGGCCGCCGAGCTGGACGGTATGCCGTTGCCGGAGGGCGTGGTGCTGGGTTACCGCTCTTCCAGCCCGATTATCGAGCTGAAGCTGACCGGCCCGGAAACACAACGCGCAGCGATGGAAGCTGCTTGGCAGCGAGTGCGTCAGGTCGCCGGCGACAATACAATTTTTGAGGGCACGGCGGGGCTGCCGGCAACGCTGGCGCAGCAACTGCGTCAGCAGGGGCTGAAGCTGGCGCTCAGCGAACAGTTCAGCGCCGGCCTTATCAACCTGCAGTTGCAAAGCGCAGATGCGCCGCTGGCCGGGGGCGAACTGTTGCCTTCGCACTGTCTGGAAACGCTGGAAACGGTCATCGCGCGCGCGCAATCGCTGGCGCAACTGGCGGGCGCGCAGCTGGTGCTGGCGGTCAGCGCGATGCAGGATGAGCAGGTCAGCATTGCGCTGCATACGCCGCGCGGCAGCGTCGGGCAGACGGTGCGCTATCGCGCCTCACGCCATGGTCTGCGTCTGCGGCAGGAGTCGGTGGCGATGCTGGCGCTGGATATGCTGCGTCGCTGGCTGGCCGGTGGGCAGGTATGCGGTAAAAACGGCTGGTTGGAGATGGTGGAGATTATCGAGTAAGGAACCGTTGATGTTAATGATATATCCCTTATTAATCATAATATTATAGGGGATGTTCGTCGCGGGACAATGCTGTTATTCTGCTTGCGGGTGCTTGAGTCTGTTCGTCTTGAGCATGGTGTGGCAGGGCGGATAAATGAAAGCCCCAGACTGACTCTAAATCAGAATGGGGCTGCACATACCGCCTAGACACCGGTATGGTAGCCCCTTCACCGCAAGGAGGCAAGCAGTGCATAAGAAATATGCGCTACACCTGTTAGTCGTTGTATGCATTACGGTTTTAATATTCTTTGGGATGATAAAAGGTTCGCTCTGCGAGCTGAAGATTGACCAGGGGAATATTACGATCCACATGACGCTGGCATGTGATGTGAAGCGGTAATCATAGCGCGGGGTAACCTCAGATGGCGAAAGGCGGACAAGGCTGTCGCAGCGTTTTGCCAAGGTTGATGTGGAGCTTCAACCGGGTTACCCCGTCTATTTCTGGTATCCAGGCGTTGGTTCAGGCACCCTTTTACAATTCCAGCTCGATATCCGCCTGCGGCATACAGCAGCAGGGCAGGATCTCGCCGTCATTGATAAACGCCAGCGGCTGCTGGCGATAGATCACCTGGCCTTTCACCAGCTTGAGCCGACAAGCGCCGCAATAGCCGGAACGGCACTGATATTCCACCTGCACGTCGTGCAACTCCAGCACGTCGAGCAGGCTGTTTTCATGTGCCGGACAGTTTAGCTGCGTGCCGGAAGCCCGCAGCGTGACGGTTGGCGTTGCCATCTTAGAGCTCGAAGTCGCTCAGGTCGTCGGCGTTGATTTCAGAGTCGATCTGGCCGACCAGGTAGGAGCTGACTTCCACTTCCTGCGGCGCCACCTGGACGTTGTCGGACACCAGCCAGGCGTTGATCCACGGGATAGGGTTGGAGCGCGTTTCGAACGGCGCGCCCAGCCCGACGGCCTGCATGCGAATGTTGGTGATGTATTCCACGTACTGGCACAGGATGTCTTTGTTCAGGCCGATCATCGAGCCGCCGCTGAACAGGTATTCGGCCCACTCTTTTTCCTGCTGCGCAGCCAGAACGAACAGGTCATAGCACTGCTGCTGACATTCGACGGCGATCTCGGCCATTTCCGGGTCGTCGGCGCCGGAGCGCATCAGGTTCAGCATATGCTGGGTGCCGGTCAGGTGCAGCGCTTCGTCACGGGCGATCAGCTTGATGATTTTGGCGTTGCCTTCCATCAGCTCGCGCTCGGCAAAGGCGAATGAACAGGCGAAGCTGACGTAGAAGCGGATCGCTTCCAGCGCGTTGACGCTCATCAGGCACAGATACAGCTGTTTTTTCAGCGCGCGCAGATTGACGGTAATGGTTTTACCGTTCACCTGATGCTCGCCTTCCCCCAGCAGATGGTAATAGCCGGTCATCGCAATCAGATCGTCGTAGTAGGACGAAATGTCTTTCGCACGTTTTTTGATCTCTTCGTTGGTGACGATGTCGTCAAACACCAGCGCCGGATCGTTGACGATATTGCGGATGATGTGGGTGTAGGAGCGGGAGTGAATGGTCTCGGAGAAGGACCAGGTTTCCACCCAGGTTTCCAGCTCAGGGATCGAGATCAGCGGCAGCAGGGCGACGTTCGGACTGCGGCCCTGAATGGAGTCCAGCAGCGTCTGATACTTCAGGTTGCTGATGAAGATATGCTTCTCGTGTTCCGGCAGGGCCTGATAGTCGATGCGATCGCGGGAAACGTCCACTTCTTCCGGACGCCAGAAGAAGGACAGCTGTTTTTCGATCAGCTTTTCAAAAATTTCATATTTTTGCTGGTCGAAACGCGCGACGTTGACCGATTGGCCAAAGAACATCGGTTCGAGCAGTTGATTGTTTTTATTCTGAGAAAAAGTGGTGTAAGCCATGAGCCTGAATCCTTTGATACCACACAGATAGGGGCCGGATTATACCGGCCCCTACGTGCGAACTTTGTAGGGGCCGAACGCCCGACCCTCAGCGTTAATTAAATCTTGCAGGCGCCGCTTTCGCAGTCGTCATCGCCGCCTTTGGCCGGCAGAATATCTTCCTGAACGTCTTCGGCGCCGTCACGGGTGTTTTGATAATACAGCGTCTTCACACCGAACTTGTAAGTGGTGAGCAAGTCTTTGAGCAACTGCTTCATCGGCACCTTGCCGCCGGTAAAGCGGGTCGGGTCATAGTTGGTGTTGGCCGAAATCGACTGGTCGATAAACTTCTGCATCAGGCCGACCAGCTGCAGATAGCCGTCGTTGCTCGGCATGTCCCACAGCAGCTCGTAGGCTTCTTTCAGACGTTCGTATTCCGGCACCACCTGGCGCAGAATGCCGTCTTTCGACGCTTTGATGCTGATGTGGCCGCGCGGCGGCTCAATGCCGTTGGTGGCGTTGGAAATCTGCGAGGAGGTTTCCGACGGCATCAGCGCAGACAGCGTGGAGTTGCGCAGGCCGGTTTCCTGAATCTCTTTACGCAGCGTTTCCCAGTCGTAGTGCAGCGGCTCCTGGCAGATGACATCCAGATCTTTCTTGTAGGTGTCGATCGGCAGAATGCCTTGCGCATAGGTGGTTTCGTTGAACCACGGGCAGGCGCCTTGCTCCTGCGCCAGACGGTTGGAGGCTTTCAGCAGGTAGTACTGAATGGCTTCAAAGGTCTTGTGCGTCAGGTTGTTGGCGCTGCCGTCGGAGTAACGCACGCCGTGCTTCGCCAGGTAGTAGGCGTAGTTGATAACGCCGATGCCCAGAGTGCGACGGCCCATGGCGCCGCGGTGGGCTGCGGTGATCGGGTAATCCTGGTAGTCCAGCAGCGCATCCAGCGCACGTACCGCTAGGGTCGCCAGCTCTTCCAATTCATCCAGGTGCTCAATGGCGCCCAGGTTGAAGGCCGACAGCGTACACAGCGCAATTTCGCCGTTTTCGTCGTTGACGTCTTCCAGCGGTTTGGTCGGCAGGGCGATTTCCAGGCACAGGTTGGACTGGCGCACCGGCGCGATCTGCGGATCAAACGGGCTGTGGGTGTTGCAGTGGTCAACGTTCTGGATGTAGATACGGCCGGTAGAGGCGCGCTCCTGCATCATCAGCGAGAACAGCTCAACCGCTTTCACACGTTTCTGACGGATGCTGCTGTCCTGCTCGTATTGGGTGTACAGGCGTTCAAATTCGTCCTGGTCGGCGAAGAACGCATCGTACAGGCCCGGCACGTCGGACGGGCTGAACAGGGTGATGTCGCCGCCCTTGATCAGACGCTGGTACATCAGGCGGTTTAGCTGCACGCCGTAGTCCATATGACGCACGCGGTTGCCCTCAACGCCGCGGTTGTTCTTCAGCACCAGCAGGCTTTCAACTTCCAGATGCCACATCGGGTAGAACAGCGTCGCCGCGCCGCCGCGTACGCCGCCCTGTGAGCAGGACTTCACCGCGGTCTGGAAGTGTTTGTAGAACGGGATACAGCCGGTATGGAACGCTTCACCGCCGCGGATCGGGCTGCCCAGCGCGCGGATACGGCCGGCGTTGATGCCGATGCCGGCGCGCTGGGAAACGTATTTCACAATGGCGCTGGAGGTGGCGTTGATGGAGTCCAGGCTGTCGCCGCACTCGATCAGCACGCAAGAGCTGAACTGGCGGGTCGGGGTGCGCACGCCGGACATAATCGGCGTAGGCAGAGAAATCTTGAAGGTGGAAATCGCGTCGTAGAAACGTTTGACGTAGTCCAGACGGGTTTCACGCGGATAGTTGGAGAACAGGCACGCGGCCACCAAAATATACAAGAACTGCGCGCTCTCGTAGATTTCGCCGCTGACGCGGTTCTGCACCAGGTATTTCCCTTCCAGCTGTTTAACCGCCGCGTAAGAGAAGTTCATGTCGCGCCAGTGATCGATAAAGTCGTTCATCTGCTCGAACTCTTCGACGCTGTAGTCTTCCAGCAGATGCTTATCGTATTTACCCATCTCAACCATGCGCACCACGTGCTCGTGCAGCTTCGGCGGTTCAAACTGGCCGTAAGCTTTTTTACGCAGGTGGAAGATCGCCAGACGCGCGGCCAGGTACTGGTAATCCGGCGCATCGCGCGAGATCAGATCGGCCGCCGCCTTGATGATGGTTTCATGGATATCGGCGGTTTTGATGCCGTCATAAAACTGGATATGTGAACGCAACTCTACTTGAGATACCGAGACGTTGTGTAAACCTTCCGCGGCCCAGTCGATGACCCGGTGGATTTTGTCGAGGTTGATGCGCTCTTTACGCCCATCGCGTTTAGTTACAAGTAGACTTTGGTTCATTTTTACCTGTCCGTGTGATTCCCCTAAGCAGAAGTGTAGTCGCTCTGCTCAGTATGTAAACACTATATATAGGGGGTGTGTATTGATGGGGTAACAAGATAGTGAGAAAGCCGGGGGTTTGCAAGTGAACAAAATGGCCCGATTTTGTGGATAACTTGGGGGTGAAATGTGGGGGTGCGTTGCCAGTGCGCGCCGTGTCTGGCCCCGAAGGTTGTCAATAAGCGCGATAAGATTTTCCTCTGGTTTACAAAAATTTGATCGATTGCCGATTTCTTAAACGTTAGATAAAAACGGCATATTGATCGAACTTAATATGATTAAAAACAGTTTATATAGCGTTTTCAGTATCAAAGCGGAAAAAGCGCGACATTCTGTGTGTAATGCTTGACACGCCGGACGTTATCAGAGCACGTCCGGCGCGGGGTGAGGGCACTTAGCCAACGTGTTGGGTATGAACCATATAGTTCACGTCAACGTTGCGTCCCAGCTTGAAATGGTCGGTGATCGGGTTGTAATGCAGGCCGATCATGTGCTTTTCCCGCAGCGCGGTGCCGTCGACCCAGCGGATAAGCTCGGAAGGACGGATAAACTTCTTATGGTCGTGCGTGCCCTGCGGCACCATCTTCAAAATATATTCGGCGCCGACCACCGCCATCAGCCAGGCTTTGGTGTTGCGGTTGATGGTGGAGAAGAACACATGGCCGCCCGGCTTGACCAGTTGCGCACAGGCGCGCACCACCGAGGCCGGATCCGGCACGTGCTCGAGCATCTCCATGCAGGTGACGACGTCATACCGTTGCGGATTGGCTTCGGCATGGCTCTCGACCGTTTCCTGTACGTAGCTGACGTCAACGCCGCTTTCCAGGGCGTGCAGCCGCGCCACCTGCAGCGGCTCCGCCCCCATATCCAGTCCGGTGACCTGCGCGCCTTCGCGCGCCATGCTTTCGGCCAGAATGCCGCCGCCGCAGCCGACGTCGAGCACTTGCTTGTCAAAGATGCCGTCGGCGTGCTGCATAATGTAGTTCAGGCGCAGCGGATTAATGCGGTGCAGCGGTTTGAATTCACCTTCCAGATCCCACCAGCGTGAGGCGACGGCTTCGAATTTGGCGATTTCCTGTTGGTCGACGTTGGCAGCGCGGCCGGATGATTCAGCATTCATGGGCGTGTTGGGCTCCTTGTTCTCTTTGCGGCGGATTATACATGTTCTGTCGTCCCCCTGTCGCCGTCGGCGCATTTTTGCCGACAAAGGCGGGTATATTTTTCCCGTAAAGCGCGCTTTGTGATATAGTTTTACACCTTTGGCACTATGCCAGGGCAGATGAATCATTCAGTATGAGGGATAGCAGCTCCATGAGCGACCTTGCCAGAGAAATCACACCGGTAAACATCGAAGAAGAGCTGAAAAGCTCGTATCTGGATTATGCAATGTCCGTTATTGTCGGACGTGCGCTGCCGGATGTTCGCGATGGATTGAAACCGGTGCACCGCCGCGTTCTGTACGCGATGAATGTACTGGGTAACGACTGGAATAAACCCTATAAAAAATCCGCCCGTGTCGTCGGTGACGTGATCGGTAAATACCACCCGCACGGTGACAGCGCGGTCTACGACACGATAGTGCGTATGGCTCAGCCGTTCTCACTGCGCTATATGCTGGTGGACGGTCAGGGCAACTTCGGTTCTGTCGACGGCGACTCCGCCGCGGCGATGCGTTATACCGAAGTGCGCATGTCGAAAATCGCTCACGAACTGCTGGCGGATCTGGAAAAAGAAACCGTCGATTTCGTGCCGAACTATGACGGCAGCGAGCAGATGCCGGCGGTGATGCCGACCAAGATCCCCAACCTGCTGATCAACGGCTCCTCCGGTATCGCCGTAGGTATGGCGACCAATATTCCGCCGCACAACCTGTCTGAAGTGATCAACGGCTGTCTGGCCTATATTGATGATGAAAACATCAGCATCGAAGGGCTGATGGAACATATCCCGGGGCCGGACTTCCCGACCGCGGCGATTATCAACGGCCGTCGCGGCATTGAAGAAGCCTACCGCACCGGCCGCGGCAAGATGTATATCCGCGCCCGCGCCGAAGTGGAAGCGGACGCCAAAACCGGCCGCGAAACCATCATCGTTCATGAGATCCCGTATCAGGTGAACAAGGCGCGGCTGATCGAAAAGATCGCCGAGCTGGTGAAAGACAAGCGCGTGGAAGGCATCAGCGCGCTGCGCGACGAGTCTGATAAAGAAGGCATGCGCATCGTGATCGAAGTGCGCCGCGACGCGGTAGGGGAAGTGGTGCTGAACCACCTCTACGCGCAGACGCAAATGCAGGTGACCTTCGGCATCAACATGGTGGCGCTGCATCAGGGGCAGCCGAAGCTGCTGAACCTGAAAGACATCCTGGAAGCCTTTGTGCGCCACCGCCGCGAAGTGGTGACCCGTCGTACCATCTTCGAACTGCGCAAAGCGCGTGACCGCGCCCATATCCTGGAAGCGCTGGCCGTTGCGCTGGCTAACATCGACCCGATTATCGAGCTGATTCGTCAGGCGCCGACGCCGGCGGAAGCGAAGGCCGGGCTGGTGGCCAAGCCGTGGGAACTGGGCAACGTGGCCTCGATGCTGGAGCGTGCCGGCGACGACGCCGCGCGTCCTGAGTGGCTGGAGCCGGAGTTCGGCATTCGCGACGGTAAGTACTACCTGACCGAACAGCAGGCACAGGCGATTTTGGATCTGCGTCTGCAGAAGCTGACCGGTCTGGAACACGAAAAACTGCTGGACGAATATAAAGAGCTGCTCAACACGATCGCCGAGCTGATCTTTATTCTGGAAAGCCCGGAACGCCTGATGGAAGTGATCCGCGAAGAGCTGGAGGCGATCCGCGATCAGTTCGGTGACGAGCGCCGCACGGAAATCACCGCCAACTCTTCCGATATCAACATCGAAGATCTGATCAATCAGGAAGACGTTGTGGTCACCCTGTCGCATCAGGGGTACGTCAAGTACCAGCCGTTGAGCGACTATGAAGCCCAGCGTCGTGGCGGCAAAGGCAAGTCCGCCGCGCGGATCAAAGAAGAAGACTTTATCGACCGTCTGCTGGTGGCCAACACCCATGACACCATTCTGTGCTTCTCTAGCCGTGGCCGTCTGTACTGGATGAAGGTTTACCAACTGCCGGAAGCAAGCCGCGGCGCGCGCGGGCGTCCAATCGTCAACCTGTTGCCGCTGGAAGCCAACGAGCGTATCACCGCGATTCTGCCGGTGCGCGAGTATGAAGAAGGGCGTCACGTGTTTATGGCGACCGCCAGCGGCACGGTGAAGAAAACGGCGTTGACCGAGTTCAGCCGTCCGCGCAGCGCCGGCATCATTGCGGTTAACCTCAATGAGGGCGATGAGCTGATCGGCGTCGACCTGACTGACGGCAGCAACGAAGTGATGTTGTTCTCCGCCAACGGTAAAGTGGTGCGTTTCCCGGAATCTCAGGTGCGCTCCATGGGCCGTACCGCCACCGGCGTACGCGGCATCAACCTGGGCGAAGGCGACAGCGTGGTTTCCCTGATTGTGCCGCGCGGCGAAGGCGATATCCTGACCGTTACGCAAAATGGTTACGGTAAACGCACCGCGGTCACCGAGTATCCGACCAAGTCGCGCGCGACCCTGGGGGTTATCTCCATCAAGGTCAGCGAACGTAACGGCCAGGTTGTCGGTGCGGTGCAGGTGGAAACCACCGACCAGATCATGATGATCACCGATGCCGGCACGCTGGTGCGTACCCGCGTTTCGGAGGTCAGCGTGGTGGGCCGTAATACCCAGGGCGTGACGCTGATTCGTACTGCGGAAGACGAAAATGTCGTCGGCCTGCAGCGCGTGGCCGAACCGGTTGAAGATGAAGAGCTGGACAGTCTTGAACCGGGTGAAGTACCGGAAGAAGACGCCGCGCCGCTGGACGATGACGGCGACGCTGCCGCTGACGATACGGACGGCGAAGAAGCCTGATCCGTAGGGGATTTCCCCGTCGGTGAGAGTGATGAAAACAGGGCTTAGCAGCGATGCTAGGCCCTTTTTCAGATATATGGTTTAATTGCGACAGTTTTCCAGGCGCTGACCCGCGCTTAACGCGTGCGTTATCCCTCCACTTTTGTATGGTATCCGATTGAAATACTTGGCCTCTTTCCGTACCACGCTAAAAATTTCCCGCTACATGTTCCGGGTGCTGGCCGTTTTGCTGTGGTCGCTGGGCGCGCTGCTGAGCACGTTTTATATTCTGAATATCCTGCACGATAAAGAGTCGGAATTGCGGCAGGAATATAACCTGAACTTCGATCAGGCGCAGGGCTACATCCGCCACTCGGCGGATATCATTCGTGATATCAAGTATATGGCGGAAAACAGGTTGAACGGTTCCGTCAGCAGCCTGGATATTCTGGGGGGGATTTTCCCGGGCAAAAGCGCACCGCCGGAATTCTTCCCGCTGTATCCGGAGTCAAACTGTTCGCTGAACACCAACTACCGCACTTCCCTCGACTCACTCAGCAGCCTGATTCAGTATTGGAAAGAAAACTTTGTCGCGGCTTACGATCTGAACCGGGTCTTCTTTATCGGTGGCGACAGCCTGTGCATGGCGGAATTCGGCAAGGGCAATGACGTTGCCGACCGTGAAAATACGCTGAAATCGCTGCATGAGCGCATCCTGACCTACCGCAACGCCAAAAACCAGGATAAAGACAGCAACCTTTACTGGATAAGCCCCAGCCAGCAGCGTCCGGATGTGGGGTATCTGTATGTGCTGGCGCCAATTTATATCGGCAATAAGCTGGAAGCCTTGCTGGGCATTGAACAGACCATCCGGCTGGAAGATTTCGTCACGCCGGGCACGCTGCCGGTCGGCGTGACGCTGCTGGATGAAAACGATCAGCCGATACTGCGGCTGACCGATGGCGAACGCTACGCGTCAGCGCTGAACAGCTATCCCGAAGAGCATGCCTATTTCGGTTATGTGGACAGCTATCATGATTTGATCATGAAAAAGGCGCTGCCGCCGTCGTCGCTCAGCATCGTCTATTCGCTGCCGGTCAAGAGCGTGCTTGAACGCTTTAAGATGCTGATTCTTAATGCGGTGCTGCTGAATCTGCTGTCGGCCATCGTACTGTTCACCCTGGCCTGGCTGTTTGAGCGCAAAATGTTTCTGCCGGCGGAGGAGAATGCTTTCCGGCTGGAGGAGCATGAGCAGTTTAACCGCAAAATTGTCGCGTCAGCGCCGGTGGGCATCTGTATTTTGCGTATCAGCGACGGCACCAATATCCTCAGTAACGAACTGGCGCACAACTATATCAATATGTTGACGCATGAGGATCGCGATCGCATTACGCGCATTATCTGCGAGCAGCAGGTGAATTTTGTCGATGTGATGACCAGCGACAACAACAATCTGCAGATCAGCTTCGTCCATTCCCGCTATCGCAACGAAGATGTGGCGATCTGCGTGCTGGTGGACGTCAGCGCGCGCGTGAAGATGGAGGAGTCGCTGCAGGAGATGGCGGCGGCTGCGGAACAGGCCAGCCAGTCGAAATCCATGTTTCTGGCGACGGTCAGTCATGAGCTGCGCACGCCGTTATACGGCATTATCGGCAACCTTGACCTGCTGCAGACCAAGGCGCTGCCGGAGGGGGTCGACCGGCTGGTCAATGCGATGAATAACTCATCCAGCCTGTTGCTGAAAATCATCAGCGACATTCTGGATTTCTCGAAAATCGAGTCCGAGCAGCTGAAGATTGAGCCACGCGAGTTTTCCTGCCTGGAGGTGATTACCCACATTGCCGGTAACTATCTGCCGCTGGTGGTGAAAAAGCGCCTGGGGCTGTACTGCTTTATTGAACAAAGCGTGCCGGAACGCATTTCGGGCGATCCGGTGCGTCTGCAGCAGGTGCTGTCGAACCTGTTGAATAACGCCATCAAGTTTACCGATACCGGCTGTATTATTTTGCAGGTCTGCGCGCAGGATAATTACCTGATCTTCAGCGTGCGCGATACCGGTGTGGGGATCCCGGAGAAAGAGGTGAGCCGGCTGTTTGATCCGTTCTTCCAGGTGGGCACCGGCGTGCAGCGCCACTTCCAGGGCACCGGTCTGGGGCTGGCTATCTGTGAGAAACTGATCAACATGATGGACGGCGATATCGCCGTGGAATCCGAGCCGGGGCTGGGCAGCATGTTCTCTGTCCGCCTGCCGCTGTTTAATGCACAATATCCGGCGCCGCAGCCGAGCGACGCCTGGCAGGGCAAAACGCTATGGCTGGACGTACGCAACCAGCGGTTGGAACAGTATTTGATGGCATTGCTGGACGCGCGCGGCGCAGCGGTAGTGCGCTACGAAGGCCAGGCCACCACGTCTGCCGACGTGTTGCTCAGCGATTACGATCTGCAGGTAACTACGCCGCTGCTGGCGCAAATCTATTTCTCGATTGAGCATATTGGTCCGTCGCAGGAGCTGCATCCGGGCTATTGGCGGCACAGTACCTCCACGCCGCGTGAGACTATCGGCCTGCTCAACCGGCTGTTTGGCCTTGAGGAGGGCAATGCCAAGACGCTGATGCCGCTGCCGTCGCCGAATAAAGCCAGCGATGTCGACAATGGCGATATCCGGCTGTTGGTGGTTGACGATCATCCGATTAACCGCCGGTTGCTTTCCGATCAGTTGACGTCGCTGGGCTATCGGGTGGTGACCGCCAATGATGGTGTCGACGCGCTGGGGGTACTAAACCATGAAAGCGTGGATATCGTGCTGACCGACGTGAATATGCCGAATATGGACGGCTACCGCCTGACCCAGCGACTGCGCGAGCTGAACTTCACCTCGCCGGTGATTGGCGTTACGGCGAATGCGCTGGCGGAAGAGAAGCAGCGCTGTATCGAGGCCGGTATGGATAACTGTCTGTCCAAACCGGTGACGCTGGAAACGCTGGCGGAGACGCTGGCTATCTATTCCGCCATCGTGCGCAAGCAGAATCAGGACACGGCGCACGAAGATGCGGAGTAGGGCAGGTCTGCGGGGATAAAAAAACGGGGCCTTCAGGCCCCGTTTCAGGATGGATTAGTCTTTATCCAACTGCGTCATACTGACGGAAGAGAGGTAGTTGAGCAGGGCGATGTCGTTGTCGACGCCCAGCTTCATCATTGCCGATTTCTTCTGGCTGCTGATGGTTTTGATGCTGCGGTTCAGTTTCTTGGCGATTTCGGTTACCAGGAAGCCTTCTGCGAACAGGCGCAGCACTTCGCTCTCTTTCGGCGACAGACGTTTGTCGCCGTAGCCGCTGGCGCTGATTTTCTCCAGCAGTTTCGACACGCTTTCCGGCGTAAACTTCTTGCCTTTCTGCAGTGCTGCCAACGCTTTTGGCAGGTCGGTCGGCGCGCCCTGTTTCAGTACGATACCCTCAATGTCCAAATCCAGCACTGCGCTGAGGATGGCCGGGTTGTTGTTCATGGTCAGGACGATGATCGACAGTTGCGGATAATGGCGTTTGATGTATTTAATCAGCGTAATGCCATCGCCGTATTTGTCGCCGGGCATGGACAGGTCGGTGATCAGTACATTGGCGTCCAGTTTGGACAGACTGTTGATCAGCGCTGTTGAGTCTTCAAATTCCCCAACGACATTCACCCATTCAATTTGCTCGAGTGACTTCCGGATGCCAAACAGTACGATAGGATGGTCATCAGCAATAATTACGTTCAGGTTATTCATGTAGTTGGTTACCTTGCTGCAGCAGTCTACTGACGAAAAAATCAATCTGACTGATGTTGTTCTCGATCTTAAGCGCATCACCGTCAGCGATGTGCTGTTCTAGCGATTCACACAGTTGCTTGCCGGGAAGCAAGTTTAACATGGCAAACACCCCCTTCAGGCGGTGAGCGGTTTGGGACAGCGCCTCGAAATCACTGCTGCCCGCCTCAGTATACAGTTTTTTGACGTCGTCGGGTACTGTGTCGATAAACAAGCCATAGTAATCGCTTGATTTCAACTGTTTTTCATACAGTTGGATATCATCTGCGCCGATTTCATACGGGCTTTCCGGCTGATCCAGCGCCGCCATTTGTTGTTCAATCAGCAGCAGGATGGCATCGATCATCGCGCTGCCGAGATTGTAGTTGACGCGAATATAGCGCTTGTTCAGCTGCTGCCAGCCGTTCTCGTCGCTGCTGAGCAGCAGGGTATAGTCATCGGCCCGCTGCGGGTTGTCGGTCAGCAGCACGTCGTAGTCGCGCTTGATTTTCCGGTCATCGGCGATGATGCAGTCGGCGCCGTAGGCGTGCAGCAGACGGGTGACGATGCCGCGGATCTCGTCGGAGGTGACCTCCAGCAGGGCGGTGACGCCGTCCAGCAGTTTCTCCTGCTCTTCTTCCTCCTGCCGCTCCAGCGCCATCGGCACGCGAATGGTGTAACGCGTGCCGATATCCACCTTGCTGCGGATATCCAACTGGCCGTTAAGTTTTTTACACAGCTGGTTGCACAGGAAAAACGTCAGGCCGGAACCGTGGTCGAAACGGTCAACCAGCGTCTGGCTGAGGAACGGATAATTCAGGTTGCTGATCTCTTCGTTGGAGATGCCCGCGCCGGTGTCGTTGATATGGAACACCAGCTGTTCCGGACGTTCCGGCTCGTGGTTAACGATGACGGAGATCTTGCCGTAGGAGGTGGTGATAATGGCGTAGCGGATCAGCAGTGACAGCACTTTGCGCAGGGCGTTGGCATCGCCGATATAGGTTTGATTGACGTCGAGCTGATAGTGGTTGAACAGCGC
The nucleotide sequence above comes from Serratia rhizosphaerae. Encoded proteins:
- a CDS encoding nicotinamide mononucleotide deamidase-related protein YfaY encodes the protein MLRVEMLSTGDEVLHGQIIDTNAAWLADYLFQQGIPMSGRETVGDSLASLIETLQERSQIADILIVNGGLGPTSDDLSALAAATASGVELVEQAAWIARMEAYFAERGRPMADSNRKQAQIPANAELIDNRVGTACGFMLRLNKCLMFFTPGVPSEFKTMVTEQIVPRLRQHFTLSAPPLCLRLTTFGCSESDLAAELDGMPLPEGVVLGYRSSSPIIELKLTGPETQRAAMEAAWQRVRQVAGDNTIFEGTAGLPATLAQQLRQQGLKLALSEQFSAGLINLQLQSADAPLAGGELLPSHCLETLETVIARAQSLAQLAGAQLVLAVSAMQDEQVSIALHTPRGSVGQTVRYRASRHGLRLRQESVAMLALDMLRRWLAGGQVCGKNGWLEMVEIIE
- a CDS encoding Hok/Gef family protein yields the protein MIKGSLCELKIDQGNITIHMTLACDVKR
- the yfaE gene encoding class I ribonucleotide reductase maintenance protein YfaE, which encodes MATPTVTLRASGTQLNCPAHENSLLDVLELHDVQVEYQCRSGYCGACRLKLVKGQVIYRQQPLAFINDGEILPCCCMPQADIELEL
- the nrdB gene encoding class Ia ribonucleoside-diphosphate reductase subunit beta; protein product: MAYTTFSQNKNNQLLEPMFFGQSVNVARFDQQKYEIFEKLIEKQLSFFWRPEEVDVSRDRIDYQALPEHEKHIFISNLKYQTLLDSIQGRSPNVALLPLISIPELETWVETWSFSETIHSRSYTHIIRNIVNDPALVFDDIVTNEEIKKRAKDISSYYDDLIAMTGYYHLLGEGEHQVNGKTITVNLRALKKQLYLCLMSVNALEAIRFYVSFACSFAFAERELMEGNAKIIKLIARDEALHLTGTQHMLNLMRSGADDPEMAEIAVECQQQCYDLFVLAAQQEKEWAEYLFSGGSMIGLNKDILCQYVEYITNIRMQAVGLGAPFETRSNPIPWINAWLVSDNVQVAPQEVEVSSYLVGQIDSEINADDLSDFEL
- the nrdA gene encoding class 1a ribonucleoside-diphosphate reductase subunit alpha — translated: MNQSLLVTKRDGRKERINLDKIHRVIDWAAEGLHNVSVSQVELRSHIQFYDGIKTADIHETIIKAAADLISRDAPDYQYLAARLAIFHLRKKAYGQFEPPKLHEHVVRMVEMGKYDKHLLEDYSVEEFEQMNDFIDHWRDMNFSYAAVKQLEGKYLVQNRVSGEIYESAQFLYILVAACLFSNYPRETRLDYVKRFYDAISTFKISLPTPIMSGVRTPTRQFSSCVLIECGDSLDSINATSSAIVKYVSQRAGIGINAGRIRALGSPIRGGEAFHTGCIPFYKHFQTAVKSCSQGGVRGGAATLFYPMWHLEVESLLVLKNNRGVEGNRVRHMDYGVQLNRLMYQRLIKGGDITLFSPSDVPGLYDAFFADQDEFERLYTQYEQDSSIRQKRVKAVELFSLMMQERASTGRIYIQNVDHCNTHSPFDPQIAPVRQSNLCLEIALPTKPLEDVNDENGEIALCTLSAFNLGAIEHLDELEELATLAVRALDALLDYQDYPITAAHRGAMGRRTLGIGVINYAYYLAKHGVRYSDGSANNLTHKTFEAIQYYLLKASNRLAQEQGACPWFNETTYAQGILPIDTYKKDLDVICQEPLHYDWETLRKEIQETGLRNSTLSALMPSETSSQISNATNGIEPPRGHISIKASKDGILRQVVPEYERLKEAYELLWDMPSNDGYLQLVGLMQKFIDQSISANTNYDPTRFTGGKVPMKQLLKDLLTTYKFGVKTLYYQNTRDGAEDVQEDILPAKGGDDDCESGACKI